tcgagcgttatggggacctattgggttgtgaagattaggtcctaaaaccaaaaaaagttaagtaaagttttccattttagtggacgcttgccattttttaatttaattttccattttcaacaatggTTTCtttcgattataacgccatctatccataattctaaaaaatgtttcgaatataagttaacttatttttacgtaaggaatccaaacctgcaataaaaaataagggctcctatttaagattttaaagtaaccccccaccccatctccgtgggggtcgtgtttgatgccgttcgatagatttttcaaaaatattgaataagtgtattttacagtttttcgatctgatgttcatttcgcgaaatatcgcgggattcgtatttaaaatatacaattttaccccccatccctctccgtgggaagtcgtgtttggtatcattcgatagatttttaaaaaatattaagcacatattttttagttttttgatctgtcactcatttcgcgaaatattcgcttttttcttgtgaaactttgggtctcacccatttccttacgccccgcttagatcgtcagatttttgaaatatacactcttttgcatgtacttaacttacctcaGGCTAATCTGACAATATAGACTTTTTTtgaggatagatttttttcgggccccccttaacgaactcccctgtgttaggAGCCAatgtagaggtacatctgcagggtatcaagtttctccccatatgataatctgacgcgctcgagtaactgcaaaaatccccacttgggctcccctaccattacgtcatcaaaaaaataaaaataatgattaTCAACGCAAGTCATATTCGGTTCAGAACAAGTGTCCGCTGTTAAAACCGTTCAATATTTGTACTACTGACGAATTCGGGGTAGATCTCCCTGGTCCTTTTTTAGTCACCGAAAACAACGCAACTATTATGAGAAAAGTAATGGATGATCAAGTTGGTATAAGAACTATCATGAAGGAAGGTGATATTTGCATCGTGGATAGAGGTTTTAGGGATGTGATACCATACCTAGAAAGTCAAGGATTCAAGGTTCTTATGCCTGCCTTAAAGTAAAAAGGTATAAgattaagttttcaatctaatggcatataaaacaacataatgttactctacatcccaccagactgaaaccAATGATTAACATTATGtcgttttatatgccattagattgaaaacttagtcttttgctagcagttgccgctagggtatctatgccatttcgttcgttgcaatccgtgactgcacgtcggggtttgttttggttggatcagagagagcagcatatgtgccccctgatgagagactaataagtttcgaaaccggtggaggtgcttgctacactctatgattggactagaatatgatgcggctgaaTTTTAGTTTTACAACtgaattgaaaatggttattcatatttgaaaaaggtataatttaagtGCGATTGAAGCAAATAAATCTTGCTTCGTCACAAAACTAGGATGGGTCATAGAGACAATTCGTGGCATCCCTAGCAAAAAATACAAGCTCCTCCATCAGCAATTGGGCAATAAACTTATACCAAATGCTGGCCCATATGCTAAGATGGCAAGTTTACTCAATGACACTTTTGGTATATGGAAAGGAAATACTAAAGGAAAATAATTTAGCATTAGAAGTTGATTCGAGTATCGGCTGTCGATCGATTCGGATGTATTATTCCATTATCGAGCGGTAGAAAAGTATTCAACATTGAAGCAAAGTAATTAAAAGCAAATTAAAATAATCTTTCATTAATGTTTATATcgataaaagattaaattttgtGTTATCAGTATACCTTAAATAAAAAACCTAATtgctataaaaataaaataaagtgaaatGAAAACATTTAGTACATAATGCAGAGTACCAGTGGCGGCGGAGGAAATCTTAATCCACAAAATGTGTACTCAAATGTTCCAAATAATTTAGCCACACCAACACATTTTGCAAATAATTATCCTATTATACCTGATCAGACAAATATAGAAGTAGAGCCAATATGGAATCAAACCCAACACGTGCAGTACCAGATTATGCCGTACCAGCCTATGCAGTACCAGCCTATGCAGTTCCAGCCCATGCATCACCAGCCAATGCAGCATCAATCAATACAAAACCAGCAGATACAATGCACTCAAAGTAAGTACCCTCAACTAATTCAAACAAATCTTACGCAAACCAAGATAAATTCATACCTGAAACCATCACAATTACATCAGACTAGTTCAACCCTcagcaaaaataaagagaaaactGGGACAGAAAACACAGAGAACCAAGAAGTCACCGAACATGAAACAACCGATGATGATAGTATCTACGAGCCGAATGATTTTCAGAAAATTGAATCGCGTAGACATAAAcgtaaaagacaaaaatataGCCCAGAGAATTTGAAAAAATCTGCACGTTCCCGAACAGAAAataacaatattgaaattaaaaatagatTTCAGCCCCTTACGCAGATTCAACAAAGTAACTCTACAGGCAGTGCTAACAAAGCTCaacaaaaaataggtaaaattCCACCATTTATTCTATATGGTGTAACCAAAGATGTTCAGGCACTGCTAAAACTCATTCGAGAAGGAACCACAAAATTTACCTATCAGCTTTTAACggaaaacaaaatgaaaattcaAGGAGAAACGGTGGAAGATTACAAAACGATAAAAGAAATTCTCGACAAAAATAATATAGTTCGGCATACGTACAAACTACCGGAGGAAAAAACTTTCCGAGTAGTCTTAAGAAACTTACACCACAGCACAGATCAAAATGAAATCATATCCTTACTAAAAGAAAAAGGTCATAATGTAAATCCTGAACGTTTTAAATAGGCAAACAAAAGCACGAAGGGacatattttttatagacctagaaagaaaagaaaagaacgGGGAAATATATCAAATGAATAGACTATTAAATGCAGTAGTTCGATTTGAACAACCTCACAGAAAACAATCTGTCATTCAATGTAAACGTTGTCAAAACTACGGACATTCGAGAAATCAGTGTACGCTACAATATAGGTGCGTAAAATGTGCGCAAAATCATGATTATCGCACTTGTAAAAAAAACAAAGGCTGATGGAAACCCAGCAAAATGTGCACTATGTGGTGGACCCCACCCAGCAAAT
The window above is part of the Diabrotica virgifera virgifera chromosome 2, PGI_DIABVI_V3a genome. Proteins encoded here:
- the LOC114327454 gene encoding uncharacterized protein LOC114327454 translates to MQSTSGGGGNLNPQNVYSNVPNNLATPTHFANNYPIIPDQTNIEVEPIWNQTQHVQYQIMPYQPMQYQPMQFQPMHHQPMQHQSIQNQQIQCTQILFHDVDDVAEGSCFYMDV